In the Trichoderma atroviride chromosome 4, complete sequence genome, GCCATCTCGTACGCTGCTGCCGGCCAATTACTCGCTTGGCCCTCTGTTGTTAGACGCGGCTGTGAGATTGCTACCCATCTCCTGAGCTGGGAGACTTTGGAAACAGTGTTGGAGTTTGCACTGGACGGATACCAAGACAAGGGCTCTCATGACGTCTACAAGTACGAGAGTGGGTCTCCGGTTCTCCTCAGTGCCATTGTCACCTTTATCGTTCACAATTTCCCCTCTCACTTCAACTTTGATACCGAAGCTGTGGAACTTGCACCTTACAGCAGGTTTCCGATCAACCCACCGCCGCTGACCAAGGGCTCTTCCGGCGACAGAGAGACGCTCTCGGCGCCTACCGAAGGGTCCCACGTCCAACTTGGAAAGGGACGTCGCCCTCAAAAGATCAACGGTATCCAGTTTGGTGATTTATCCTTCTCTGAAGGAAAGAACATGGCCGAGGCAAACACTCCCAGGGCCGCCCGGGCCGCGCAGCCAATCTCGGTGTCGATTCTGTCCAGAATCCTCTTGGAAATCCCATTCCGCCAGCTGAAGAGAATCTTGGAATCCTCCGGGTCCGGTAACGTAAACGGCTGGGCAAATGCCGAGTCTCGCTATCGTATCATTAAGATTGCAGTTGAGGAGCGTGAATCGCGTCGCCGTCGAGTCTTGGAAGCCGTTGTGTCCGGAGAAGTCCCCGAAGCAGAGCCGATCCGACAGGGCCTCTGTAGCCCCGAACCAAGGGACCTTGGCTGGTGGACTGCCCTTGGATGGCAGGAAGAGCTTCTACCATATGGCAATCCGGATGGACCTACCTTGGCTCGCAAGTGGGTTCCCCTGGTTGGCCTCCAGAGTGGCCCCATGTCCAACATTCCTGAGTATCCATGAAGTCGTTGAGTTAGATTAATGACTAACCATGAGTCTCTCAACGAGTTGACGAATCCCATTGAGCATTTGGCGTTATAGCTCTCTAAAAAAAGTTTTTCGGTTTGACCTTTTGCATTGCAAAGGGCGCCAAACCCGTTTTctccttttgtttttgaaCATTGGCGTGCATTGGTGCTTTCATTGCAACATTAAGATTACCGACAGgttatttttgtttttgtggAAAAGCTGCCTTTTTAGGTGGGTTGCGGAGGTGAGGATTAGGAGTGCCTCTCCAAAAGTGGTCATTTATCAGAGGTGCCCTCTTTGAACCGTCTTGTGGGAGGAAAACAGGTGTGACGGGGGGGATTTAACTGGGAGTGCAGAACTGGAAAAGGCATGGGCGAAATGGGATATTGgtattaaaaagaaaacaacagGCTGCCTTCAATCAGAGGCATATGACGAACATTGATGATTAAAAAAGTAGCTACTTCTCAAAGAAGTGGCCAGATAATGCGGAATGGATATTGCGCTGTTGCGACTGCTTGCTTGATACAAGAGCAAATGGCTGGAAGGGATGGACAAAAAGGCTGGTGGTTTGGTTCGTATCTTGATTGCGATAGCAGGTAGTTTATAATAGGTAGTTTAGACATGTGAGGATATATTAGACATGGCCTCTCTTGATCTTTGATAAAGACGAATACGTGATGTGTTTGTAAGATATATCCAAGGGGGGGTCCAAACTCCCTGAAGCATACGAATAATAGCCCTAAATGCAGTAACGATGTCCGCGACTCCTATTTGTGGTATTGGGTGTGCTGTGGTTTTCTTATACTAGTAGGTTGAGGTTGGTGATACAACAAGTGTACTTATTTGCCTCGTCaaattggaagaagacgcccaTTAATCGCCATTCCCCTTCACTTTTACTACGAAATAGCGACTATTGAAAAGTGTTGGCGCCATCGAGGCCGTCTTAGTCGCAAAGTCATCAAATACTGGGGAACCCCACCACTAAGACTCAAAGGTAGCGGTACCCCGTGCAGGTACACTGGCTGTGACGTCCACATGTTGCCGCGCTGCCGAGGCTCTTTCCGGCGCCTCCCCCAGCATTCCATTCGCTCCAGTAAATGCACAGGCGGGCTTCTGTAACTTTTTGTCCATCTCGATTCGAGAAGCTGGCTTGGCGATAGCCTCATCCTGGGCTGTTCTCTGGGGATACGCCAGACGAACAGAGCGAGATACAGGGAGCCAGAGATTAcgcgcagctgctgctccgctGCCCCTTTGCACCGCGCCCTTgggcagcaacatcaacatctttTTTGTCGGCGGTTGCGCCACAGACTCGTGGTCAAGGGCATCCATCTTTACGGATGTAACTTGCCTCTGGCGATTTCGCTACACAcccggctccagctcccgagctccagctgctgccaggcTACGACCGACATTTTACAGCCACCACGACGTCGACGAATACTCGGCCCCCAatggcatcatcgtcaccatcgccagcgccgccgcctcctggcGGAAAGGCTGTCGCGTCCACCACCGGCTCTTCCGCCGGGCCAGATCCGGTTCTGCGCAATGCCCTGCGATACACCATCTCGCCGCGCGAATATGCGGCCCTGCACAGATACGTGCTCTCCAAGTCGCGGGCGCTCCGCCGCGCAGCGCCCAGCCCAAGCAGCGTGGAGAAGGCGCTGCAGCCGAGGAAGGGAGGCGACGACTACAATGCCAAGGCGGTGCGGCATTCGCTGCGCGTGTTTACGGCGACGTGGATAGGTATGAAGGCGTGGGACGCAATCATGAGGAGGCTTGGGAATAAGGAGTGAGTCTCTTCCTTTTGGGCTGGTAGCGTGAAGATGTTACTGACCGAATCCCGTCCAGACCAGGCGGCAGTGGCCAGAAGAAGCCGTTTTACAAGTCTCCAGCGCTGAGGCTGTCCATCTCGCTCTCGACAATCTTGTTCCTCTACCGTGTTCTGTTCCGATTCCTCACCAGACTGCGTGCCCATCTCTTGGATCCGCAGGCAGAGCCCTTCCGGCTGCGCAACCCACGGACGTCGGCAACGCTGACATCGCCATTTGCGCCGGCCATTGGAGCCTCGCTTGCGGGTCTGGCTCTCGGCGCCTATCCGTCGTCGCAGATGCGAGTCAGTATCGGCATCTATGCCATGTTCCGCGCTCTCGAGTTTGGCTGGAATGTGTGCGAGAAGGAGGGCATGATCTGGGGCATCAGGAATGGCAAGAATCGAGAGCGGCCTTGGTGGTTTGGTAGCTGGATGCTGCAGCCGTTTGCATTTGGACAGTTGCTCCATGCTGCTGTTTTTGACCCGGACTGCTTTCCAACTGTATGCtatgcttcttcctcccctGTGACTGATGATCCCGTGCGTTGATACTGACGATTGATTAGTCCTTTGGAGACTGGATCTTCAAGCATTCCGCCACATACCTGCCTCCGCGGCCAGAAAACTATCCTACGGCCCTCAAATGGCCAGGCGCTTCGCAGATATTGGAGAATATTGCAGAGATGGCTCGACTCAACTGGCCGTAAGTGGAATCTTCCTGATCTCTATTTGTGTCCCTCTGAACTAAACATATCTAGACCCAACATATCTCCCATCTTGTTCCCCAACAAAGAAGTCCTTCCACCTTCACTTGCTGGCGTATCGCCGCTGAGTTCACAGGCTCATCCACTTATTACCTCTCTCTCCTGTGCAACTCTTCACCCAACCGACCCATCTTGTCTACGAACATACCTGACCTTTTGGCTCAATTCCTTCCCAACCATGActcgcttcttcctcatcttttACTCCGCCTTGACCATTGTCCCCAAGTTTCGCAACTTGTACAACTTTCCCTTTTCCACCATTCAGCGGATGATATCTCAGGTGCTGCGCCTCTCGACCTTTGCTACCGGAGCCATCTCCACGGCATGGGcatctctttgctttttccagCAATATCTCCCCCCGCCATGTTCTTGCCACCCAACGCATCTTCCTCGGGGGCTTCTTCGCGGGCATGTGGGCTTGGGTGGAGCGTCGCCACGGCCGCAGCGTGTTCTTGTACTCTGCGCGGGCCAGCGTCGACAGCCTGTGGAAGGTTGGCGTGAAGCGCCGCTGGTGGAAGGCGATGAAGGGCGGGGATGTGTGGGTGTTTGTCCTTGCGCTGGCGATTTCGGGTGTCGTGTACGAACGCGATGCCAGGGCTATTCGGGAGGGTCAGTGGCGTAAGGGTATTAGCTGGCTGCGGGGCGAGGGGTGGAAGGACTGGGCTTTGGAGGAGGAtggtgaggaggaagagggtgaggacaaggacaaggacgagtAGAAGATGAGAGGAAAAGAACGGAGGACCATCTCTCAAGCTGAGATGTTGCCGGGTTGAAATTATAGGTGAAGGCGATTGTGTACGATTTTGGAGGAGCTGTAACGTATTGGCGTTGGAAGGACAATTCGGACTCGATATTGATTAGGGAGGCCGGCGGTTTGTTATATTCAGGTCTCATGTTAGAGCTATACATGTAGGCGGGGCGTTGTCCATGGGCGAGTCTTCTTTGAGATGCTAAGTGGTATACATTTTGTTTAAACACTCTAAGGGACATCCTCATAGAAATCTAAAGGTGAAAGCTATGCAATCCAAAGAATCATCATGCTTGTTCATAATGTCAATTTATCTCATTCTAGTGATCGCTAATATCCTACAGAACCTACCAAATAGTATATAAACACTTGTGCTCGTCATCTCCCTCAAGCCATACATTCAACGCTGCTCGAATGATAAAGTCTCTTCTTGTTATGCTTCTTttacttgttcttttttttcccttcttctccccccccctttaGTCGGCGAGGTGGCTTCTCACCTCCTTATCAGCCGGCTTCGCCCAGTGCGCCTTGACTCCGCCCCAGCTCTCCTCGCTATATCCCTCCTGGACCTTCTTGCACGTCCGCAGCCCCCATTCAGTGACGCCCACCATGAGGCTGCTCTCAAACATGAAGGCACAGCTGCCGGCGCCAACTTTGACCGGCGCCAGCTGGGCATTGCGCGCGCCCTCGTAGCTCTCGGCGTCCGGGCCGTGGCCGCTCATGACGTTGTGCAGGCTGGCGCCGCCGGGCACGAAgccgcccgcgccgccgcgCTTGGCGTCGTAGCCGCCGCAGATGAGGCCCATGAACTCGCTCATGGTGTTGCGGTGGTACCAGGGCGGGCGGAAGGTGTCCTCGCCGACGAGCCAGCGCGGCGGGAAGATGACAAAGTCGGCGACGGCGGTGCCCGCGACGGGCGACGGGGCCGAGAGCACCGTGAAGATGGACGGGTCCGGGTGGTCGTAGGAGATTGTGccgatggtgttgaagcgGCCCAGGTCGTACTTGTAGGGGTAGTAGTTGCCGTGCCAGGCGACGACGTCAAAGGGCGTGTGCGCCTGGCGCGTCTCGAACAGCGAGTTGTTCATCTTGACGGTGACGGCGAAGGCGTTGCTGCCCTCGGAGGCGGTTGCGCCAAAGTCCTCGCTGAAGTGAGCCACGGGCGCCTGGAAGTCGCGCGCGTTGGCGAGCCCGTTGGAGCCGATGGGGCCCAGCTCGGGCAGCACGAAGTGGCCCTGGTACAGCTCCAGCGCGTAGCCTCTGGCCGGGCCCGAGATGCTCACCTGGTACTTGACGCCGCGCGGGATGACGGCAATCTCCATGGGccgcaccagcagccagccgaACTCGGTGCGGATGTTGAGATCGCCCTCCTGAGGGACAATCAGCAGGTCGCCGTCGGCCGAGTAAAAGGCCGAGTTGGCGGGCATGCTCTTCCCGGCGGCATAAACAAGCATCCCCAGGCCTTGCTTCTGCGTGGCATCGCCCGCGCCGGCCACGAGCCGCATGCCCGACACAAAGTCCAGGTCGCGCGCCTCGTTGTGGTCAAAGGGGTCCCATCGCAGCTGGTTGGGGATGTAGCGCAGCTTGGAGGTGTCGGCGCCCTCCTGCGCGGCGCGGGACGGCTCGGCCGACGGCTGGTAGGGCGGATGGGCGCAGGACGGCAGGATGCGATACAGCCAGGTCTGCTTGTTGTCGTGGCGGGGGGGCCGTGAAGGCGGTTCCCGAGAGCTTCTCGGCGTAGAGGCCGTAGGGGGGGGCTTTGGGGGGAGTTTTGGGCGATGGGGAGGGCGCCTTGGACGGCTTCGGATCTGGGAGTTGGCGATTAGTTTGGAGCTTCATTCCCTGTTCGCAAGGCAGAAGAACATACTCTAAGTGGTTGTCGAATCCATTCTGGTACTTGTACAGCTCCTTTGTAGCAAACACTGTAGCAGGCATGATGACGAAACAACGTTCTATTCGGCGTCTGTTGGATTCAAGCAATTCACCAAGGCAGccaggaggagaagaattgGATTCAAAGTATCATTTATATCAGACGAACTAAGAtacgaaagaaaaaaaaagagctaaAAGACTAGACACCACCAGTGCCGAACTTACACAAACGTCGGCATATTCTGCTTAGTATCTGATGGCGATGTCTCTGCCTTTGAGCAATGAAGCTTGTCTGGGAGCTTTGCGCCACGGTTGGGCGTTCCGGTTCCGATTCCGCCCCGAGTCCGACGGTTTCTGTCGGATCTTGGTGGCATTAAAAGATGCGTGACAAAAGTATGCCTACAACAAGACGAGTGTGATATACTCTCCAATGCACGGTTGTTTGTGTCCTCTCTGCTCCCGTCAATAATCGAACAAAACCCCCCGCTCTTCCCCCGCGTCTCCATATCCGGAACGGTTCCGTCGAGAGCGGCGGGCTGGCTAAAGCCGAGAGCAGCCCCGGCTTAGCTCAGCGAGGTTATTGTCCGTTTTGACGTATCAGGTCTTTTAATAGACTACGAGCTTGTGAGATTGGTTTCATCGGAATGAAGGTTTGTGCGAGTTCAATTTAGGTGTTGAACTACATTGTGCAGTATTATGTGCCTGACTAAGGattaggtacatgtatatacagACATTGCAACCCATTTCCAACTTGACAAATCTAAACCAGTACATGTCTATAACTAGCGACTCTCCTTCCCATTGgctccatctcgtccttACTTTTACGGCCCTTGATATTTTAACGGTCAAACACCTTGTCCAAAGATGCGAGGAACAAGGAGGTCAAGGCCGCGTTTCAAAACCAGCAGTCAGCCTCGGTAGGAATCCAGCTGTATTGGCGAGTTGGCGTTTACTGTGAAAGGTACAATTAGCTACGTGATCCACTGCGGTGTGTGGGTGGCAGCCCTATGAGATCAAACTAACCACTTTGGCGTAGAAAAAGGTTACATTTTCGAGATATATTTCCATCTATTCAGTAGCCATTTGTCTAATCAGCAACATATGAAACCACGGACAAAACTTGAGGCGATGCCTTGATGGGAACCAACATTCCAATCACTGCACCGACGCAAGTTTGTCCGGGGTTTCATATTCTGCTGAGTTGCCCAAATGGCTGCTGAATAGATGTATGCTGATGTTGTACAGAATCAAAAGTTGTCAAAGTCACAGAGTGCTGCTTCCTCTCGTTTATATATAGGCAGAATGGCAAATGCTGGTCGGCCTCAGGCTGCGAATTTTAATTGTTGGGGATGCACGCATATACGCGATGTAGCATTTTACGCGCTGCACAAAACAGCCAGTACATATATTGCAATGACATGGCGCCTCCTAAGAGGTCCAGCGCAGTTGTCTAGACCTTTCCTTGTGTTGCATTCGCCGTGCATACGCATTTGATGGGCGTGCTGCTTAACCAATAGCACGGGTTCGTGCCAACGCGACCTGCCCATTGTCCTCTCCGGATTGGTAGATGGCACAGCTTCGGCCGTGTTTATACGAAACGGCAATTACAGCGCGGTGCATACAGAGAGACATTTGCGATGCTCTGTCGCGTAGTTGATGAAATGTGTTGCGCCATGTTTGGGCCAAGGTGTTCCCACCGCCCGTTTTAAATAGACTAGCTGCTACCGCCTCTGCATTAGCACTGTAACCGGACGCCGGGAACAGCTACGCGACCAGTGCTGGGCGAATCAAGTCTGAGCAGTTCGTCTCATGCATGGGACTTGTTACATTGTTTCTCCGCTTTCACCGAAAACATGCTGTTTGTTTGGCTTCTACTGTAGCTGGTGCTTGAGATGCCGCCAGTGTTGAAGCTCATCCATTTTTCTGTAAACCTCTGTTCCATACACTACCGTCCCTTTTCACTCCCATTCATTCGGTTGCACAATTCCGACATGAATTATCCACCTTCCCATAGCAAAGCCCGCACACAGATACCATCGTCGCTTTGTCGGTCGGGTTCGACGCCGTTTCCTCCTGTTCAGAAGGTCAGGCAAGAAGTAGTGGAAATATTGGTCCCTTTAGCTGCCTCACTCTTACTGCTTCCAACGCCTTTGATTCCATTCCTAAAATTGATGTTCAGTGAGGATTCCCTTGTAAATGGACAGGCGGGGCATAGAAAAGGGCTTGGTGACTCACCACACTGCCAACATATCGATGAGCGATACATAGATGGACATTGCATCGATTCCCTTTCGTGTCCTTTCCTTGACGTGCCTTTGCAGCAATTAGCTTCTTGCCATGGAGTGCATGAGCATATTATTCAAATCTCCAATTACCTTGCCCTTTCCAACTTGTGATTTATTCCCATGATTGCGCCTTGTTACCGCCGGCCGCGGGGCGGTTCTATGCGTAGTGGTGCTTCGAGCATGCGTACTGTGAGCG is a window encoding:
- a CDS encoding uncharacterized protein (EggNog:ENOG41~TransMembrane:5 (i130-151o177-197i241-261o369-391i412-437o)), translated to MASSSPSPAPPPPGGKAVASTTGSSAGPDPVLRNALRYTISPREYAALHRYVLSKSRALRRAAPSPSSVEKALQPRKGGDDYNAKAVRHSLRVFTATWIGMKAWDAIMRRLGNKEPGGSGQKKPFYKSPALRLSISLSTILFLYRVLFRFLTRLRAHLLDPQAEPFRLRNPRTSATLTSPFAPAIGASLAGLALGAYPSSQMRVSIGIYAMFRALEFGWNVCEKEGMIWGIRNGKNRERPWWFGSWMLQPFAFGQLLHAAVFDPDCFPTSFGDWIFKHSATYLPPRPENYPTALKWPGASQILENIAEMARLNWPPNISPILFPNKEVLPPSLAGVSPLSSQAHPLITSLSCATLHPTDPSCLRTYLTFWLNSFPTMTRFFLIFYSALTIVPKFRNLYNFPFSTIQRMISQVLRLSTFATGAISTAWASLCFFQQYLPPPCSCHPTHLPRGLLRGHVGLGGASPRPQRVLVLCAGQRRQPVEGWREAPLVEGDEGRGCVGVCPCAGDFGCRVRTRCQGYSGGSVA
- a CDS encoding uncharacterized protein (TransMembrane:1 (i21-40o)) encodes the protein MGINHKLERARHVKERTRKGIDAMSIYVSLIDMLAVWNGIKGVGSSKRGNGVEPDRQSDDGIYGNISRKCNLFLRQSVNANSPIQLDSYRG